A portion of the Bombus pascuorum chromosome 8, iyBomPasc1.1, whole genome shotgun sequence genome contains these proteins:
- the LOC132910192 gene encoding serine protease inhibitor dipetalogastin isoform X2, whose protein sequence is MRKKMCGKGVTVATEKTACLRSSGSKCEHRCPGDQDPVCGTDGRTYLNKCMLRVEICRVGIELSHLGPCNNISAHRENCPVSCDFAPLDGPICGSDGNVYKSTCQMKLLTCGQGVVRTNKKHCQTTRHCRESCWRGAKPACGSDGILYSNTCKMRAKNCGKHVFEVPMSYCVSLERTSGGQSNACPLDCKSEPEVPTCGSDGSIYKNECEMQMLNCGQARRKVTVVDFEKCRARLTKCMKQQQRCGNEVDPVCGSDANTYPNQCHLNVAVCLKGIQLAHVGECTTLKETEQCPEDCSEVPEEPVCGSDGNVYRSLCHLQRETCGQRVVQVPAQHCRTTALCNQICSGERQFVCGSDNKLYRNECEMKRDNCGKHVYVVPMKRCVQGFLFRGCQKICPPYYDPVCGTDGMTYSNECFLEIENCRSRSIVTKKYHGVCGQPTEEPKNYLY, encoded by the exons GCGTGACCGTGGCCACGGAGAAGACCGCTTGTCTAAGATCGTCCGGTAGCAAGTGCGAGCATCGTTGCCCCGGCGATCAGGATCCGGTATGTGGCACGGACGGCCGCACGTATCTCAACAAGTGCATGCTCAGAGTCGAAATCTGTCGAGTCGGCATCGAGCTGTCCCACTTGGGCCCCTGCAACAACATCTCCGCACACAGGGAGAACTGCCCGGTCTCCTGTGACTTTGCACCACTCGACGGTCCGATCTGTGGAAGCGATGGCAATGTCTACAAGTCTACATGCCAAATGAAGTTGCTCACCTGTGG GCAAGGCGTAGTACGTACGAACAAGAAGCACTGTCAAACCACGAGACATTGTCGTGAATCGTGTTGGCGCGGTGCCAAGCCAGCCTGTGGTAGCGATGGAATTCTCTACTCGAATACCTGTAAAATGCGAGCAAAGAACTGCGG CAAACACGTGTTCGAAGTGCCGATGTCGTACTGCGTATCGCTGGAACGGACGTCCGGTGGCCAATCGAACGCCTGCCCTTTGGATTGCAAAAGCGAGCCGGAAGTTCCGACCTGCGGATCAGACGgaagcatatacaagaacgaATGTGAAATGCAAATGCTTAATTGCGG aCAAGCAAGAAGAAAGGTGACAGTGGTAGACTTTGAAAAGTGTCGAGCTCGTTTGACCAAGTGCATGAAACAACAGCAAAGATGTGGGAACGAGGTGGATCCAGTTTGCGGAAGCGACGCCAACACATATCCGAATCAATGCCACTTGAACGTGGCGGTCTGCTT AAAGGGTATTCAATTGGCTCACGTCGGAGAGTGCACGACCTTGAAGGAGACCGAACAGTGCCCCGAAGATTGCAGCGAGGTACCTGAGGAACCAGTTTGTGGAAGCGATGGCAACGTTTACCG ATCCCTTTGCCATCTGCAGCGTGAGACATGCGGTCAGAGGGTAGTTCAAGTTCCAGCACAGCATTGTCGCACTACTGCGCTCTGCAACCAGATCTGTAGTGGAGAGCGGCAATTTGTTTGTGGTTCCGACAACAAGCTTTATCGTAACGAATGCGAAATGAAGAGGGACAATTGCGG GAAACACGTGTACGTGGTGCCCATGAAGAGATGCGTGCAAGGTTTCTTGTTCCGTGGCTGCCAAAAGATCTGTCCACCCTACTACGATCCTGTTTGCGGTACCGACGGCATGACCTACAGCAATGAATGTTTTTTGGAAATTGAAAACTGTCGCAGTCGAAGCATAGTTACAAAGAAATACCATGGAGTGTGCGGGCAACCGACTGAAGAACCTaagaattatttgtattaa